From the Oleiharenicola lentus genome, one window contains:
- a CDS encoding ABC transporter permease, with protein MSLPPDSVPTSTGMLTGVAGDLRHATRLLWKAKGLTATTLLTLALCIGATTAIFSTVYSLMLKPLPFSEPEGIVELYTSAKKAGLDKMPANVPFYLDYGKNASSYEMIALWTFQQQMVGEEQNPVRLDMARATAEIFPILRVQPLLGEFFTKEQNKPGADKVVVLTQTFWRTQYAEDPEIVGKEMRIGNETFKIIGVAPRVFEAWDARIKYVTPLSWQPQQENPQGRYGVGIQLFGRLKPGVTAGQADAEAKTLEQRYVEASPPGVKQFSERSGMTMNVGGVQEQRVQPVRTTLLILQGVVAFVLLIGCVNVANLQLVRANSRQSELAIRSALGAGRGLIARQLMLESVLLTAMGAVLGIALAWAALRGSNFYLAKMLPLSLPATLDYRVLGFAIALTVAIGLLIGLIPVFHILRTNLAEIIQSSSRSASSGRGVRALSSVLVVVQVAVALMLLTGAGLLIHSFSKALAVSPGFDPKGVVTARIIIPQAHRATAESADKFQERLRQSLQELPGVTSVALSGSTPFQGGLPINAFTLEQDTLPPGSPQPGAFRVQVTPGYAETLGLKVLEGRFYTEADRDPKQRVFVVDESFARKFFAGKSAIGGRFAFGPRPEKPEDWPTIIGVVRDIPHNGVEEKSGNPFIYQVVPQGARPGGATMFVRTSRPPEELIPVLRAKMKELDPTIFLYDVGSMEKVVGASFDNRRAVMLLLAAFAGLALFLSALGIYGVLAYDVSQRTREIGVRGAIGASQSQIVGLILTQGLWKAGLGVVIGLVGSFLLSRYMTSMLFGVQPTDPMVYGVVALVLILVALLASYLPARRAAKIDPLVALRDE; from the coding sequence ATGTCCCTCCCCCCTGATTCCGTGCCGACCTCCACCGGCATGCTGACCGGCGTTGCCGGCGACCTCCGCCACGCCACCCGCCTCCTCTGGAAGGCCAAGGGCCTCACGGCCACCACGCTGCTCACGCTCGCCCTCTGCATCGGCGCCACCACGGCGATCTTCTCGACGGTCTATTCGCTGATGCTGAAGCCGCTGCCGTTTTCCGAGCCGGAGGGCATCGTCGAGCTCTACACCTCGGCCAAGAAGGCCGGCCTCGACAAGATGCCGGCCAACGTCCCGTTCTACCTCGATTACGGCAAAAATGCTTCCTCTTACGAGATGATCGCGCTCTGGACATTCCAGCAGCAGATGGTCGGCGAGGAGCAGAACCCCGTCCGCCTCGACATGGCGCGGGCGACGGCCGAGATTTTCCCGATTCTGCGCGTGCAGCCGCTGCTCGGAGAGTTCTTCACCAAGGAGCAGAACAAGCCCGGTGCCGACAAGGTCGTGGTGCTCACGCAGACCTTCTGGCGGACCCAATACGCCGAGGACCCGGAAATCGTCGGCAAGGAGATGCGGATCGGCAACGAGACCTTCAAGATCATCGGCGTGGCGCCCCGCGTGTTCGAGGCCTGGGACGCCCGGATCAAATACGTGACCCCACTGTCGTGGCAGCCCCAGCAGGAAAATCCACAGGGCCGCTACGGCGTGGGCATTCAGCTTTTCGGCCGCCTTAAGCCGGGCGTCACGGCCGGGCAGGCCGATGCCGAGGCCAAGACGCTGGAACAGCGCTACGTCGAGGCCTCGCCCCCCGGCGTGAAGCAGTTCTCCGAGCGTTCGGGCATGACGATGAACGTGGGCGGTGTGCAGGAGCAACGCGTGCAGCCGGTGCGCACGACCCTCCTCATCCTGCAGGGCGTCGTCGCTTTCGTGCTCCTGATCGGCTGCGTTAACGTGGCCAACCTGCAGCTCGTGCGGGCCAACTCCCGTCAGTCCGAGCTGGCCATCCGTTCGGCGCTGGGCGCCGGTCGCGGTCTTATCGCGCGCCAGCTCATGCTGGAGAGCGTGCTGCTCACCGCGATGGGTGCCGTGCTCGGCATCGCTCTGGCGTGGGCGGCCCTGCGCGGCAGCAATTTCTACCTGGCCAAGATGCTGCCCCTGTCCCTGCCGGCGACGCTCGATTACCGGGTGCTCGGCTTCGCCATCGCACTCACCGTGGCCATCGGGCTGCTGATCGGTTTGATCCCGGTTTTCCACATCCTGCGCACCAATCTCGCGGAAATCATCCAGAGCAGCTCACGCAGCGCCTCCTCCGGCCGCGGGGTCCGCGCGCTGAGCAGCGTGCTCGTCGTCGTGCAGGTGGCCGTGGCCCTCATGCTGCTGACGGGCGCGGGTCTGCTCATCCACAGTTTCTCCAAGGCCCTTGCCGTAAGCCCCGGGTTCGATCCCAAGGGCGTGGTTACGGCCCGCATCATCATCCCGCAGGCCCACCGGGCCACGGCGGAATCGGCAGACAAGTTTCAGGAACGCCTTCGGCAATCCTTGCAGGAGCTGCCCGGGGTGACGTCGGTGGCGCTTTCGGGCTCCACGCCGTTCCAAGGCGGCCTGCCGATCAACGCCTTCACGCTCGAACAGGACACGCTGCCGCCCGGTTCACCGCAGCCCGGCGCGTTTCGCGTGCAGGTCACGCCCGGCTATGCCGAAACGCTCGGGCTGAAGGTGCTCGAGGGGCGCTTCTACACCGAGGCGGACCGCGATCCCAAGCAGCGCGTGTTCGTGGTGGACGAAAGTTTCGCCCGGAAGTTCTTCGCCGGCAAATCGGCCATCGGCGGACGGTTCGCCTTCGGGCCGCGCCCGGAGAAACCCGAAGACTGGCCGACCATTATTGGCGTCGTGCGCGACATTCCGCACAACGGTGTCGAGGAGAAGAGCGGCAATCCCTTCATTTACCAGGTCGTGCCGCAGGGCGCTCGCCCGGGCGGGGCGACGATGTTCGTGCGGACGAGCCGGCCGCCGGAGGAACTGATCCCGGTCCTGCGCGCCAAGATGAAGGAGCTCGATCCCACGATTTTCCTCTACGATGTCGGCTCCATGGAGAAGGTGGTCGGGGCGTCGTTCGACAACCGGCGCGCGGTCATGCTCCTGCTCGCGGCCTTCGCCGGTCTGGCGCTTTTCCTCTCAGCCCTCGGCATCTACGGTGTGCTGGCCTACGATGTGTCGCAGCGCACCCGCGAGATCGGTGTGCGCGGTGCGATCGGCGCCTCGCAAAGCCAGATCGTCGGCCTGATCCTGACCCAGGGCCTGTGGAAGGCGGGCCTCGGCGTGGTGATCGGCCTAGTCGGCTCGTTCCTGCTGAGCCGCTACATGACCAGCATGCTCTTCGGCGTGCAACCGACCGATCCGATGGTTTACGGGGTCGTCGCGCTGGTGTTGATCCTCGTGGCGTTGCTCGCGAGCTATCTGCCCGCGCGTCGTGCCGCGAAGATTGATCCGCTTGTCGCACTGCGCGACGAGTGA
- the ispH gene encoding 4-hydroxy-3-methylbut-2-enyl diphosphate reductase yields MSVPAQVVILAFNASNQLAVRAAGTRLGLAFVGADEAMATARLESCFKEHTPAAEYFTCTAGALSYRVFFTQVAGEPSDNEVRFHCLEQLDRQKAAQAGSLAAVLAGLEPHLIEIPYLHLGENDYIYKFRVERDRNRGIYQQDDAARALYQSQLCEAIKRLSRTHERTAGKPAMLDFGAVRYVIPSHFGFCLGVKNAIERAYETLAENPGRRVFMLSELIHNPFVNEDLLQRGLRYLQSDKGVGFTDEGLVAAPGATPRLLWDTLTGEDVVIIPAFGATDEDKKRLVRKGLKVAQYDATCMLVEKVWKAARSYGRAGYTVIIHGKSEHEETKATFSNSRRHAPSLIIRHLDEARLLGDYISAPDEAKRAAILEHFAGLCTPGFDPAHHLERIAVVNQTTLLMNETAAIIDYFKEIYTARYGAEVAEERVGGAGRKDTLCYATQVNQDALQRALGLPLDAAFIIGGKNSSNTYQLYRLCEQTLGKRAFFIQSEKSILGADRIMHYVFPSAGRGSAGHTEMLPLWPDCSAPKTVLITGGASCPDGLVQQVVSRINALFPAERLRKIEDVLAGLRNEP; encoded by the coding sequence ATGTCCGTGCCCGCCCAAGTCGTCATCCTCGCCTTCAACGCCAGCAACCAGCTGGCCGTGCGCGCCGCCGGCACCCGCCTGGGTCTGGCCTTTGTCGGAGCCGACGAGGCGATGGCCACAGCGCGGCTGGAGAGCTGCTTCAAGGAGCACACTCCGGCTGCGGAGTATTTCACCTGCACCGCCGGAGCCCTCTCCTACCGGGTGTTTTTCACCCAGGTCGCCGGGGAGCCGTCCGACAACGAGGTGAGGTTTCACTGCCTGGAACAGTTGGATCGCCAAAAGGCCGCCCAAGCCGGCTCACTCGCGGCGGTGTTGGCCGGGCTCGAACCGCACCTGATCGAGATTCCCTACCTGCACCTCGGCGAGAACGACTACATCTACAAGTTCCGCGTCGAGCGCGACCGCAACCGCGGCATCTACCAGCAGGACGACGCCGCGCGGGCACTCTACCAGAGCCAGCTCTGCGAGGCCATCAAACGCCTCTCGCGCACGCATGAACGCACCGCCGGCAAGCCCGCGATGCTCGACTTCGGTGCGGTGCGCTACGTCATCCCCAGCCATTTTGGGTTCTGTCTCGGTGTGAAAAACGCGATCGAGCGCGCTTACGAGACGCTGGCGGAGAACCCCGGCCGCCGCGTGTTCATGCTGAGCGAGCTGATCCACAATCCGTTTGTGAACGAGGATCTGCTCCAGCGCGGCCTGCGCTACCTGCAGAGCGACAAGGGTGTGGGCTTCACTGACGAAGGCCTGGTCGCCGCCCCGGGGGCCACCCCGCGCCTGCTCTGGGACACGCTGACCGGCGAGGACGTGGTGATCATCCCGGCCTTCGGCGCCACCGACGAGGACAAAAAGCGGCTCGTGCGCAAAGGCCTGAAAGTCGCGCAATACGACGCCACCTGCATGCTCGTGGAAAAGGTTTGGAAGGCCGCCCGCAGCTACGGTCGCGCCGGCTACACCGTGATCATTCACGGCAAAAGCGAGCACGAGGAGACCAAGGCGACTTTCTCCAACTCCCGCCGTCACGCCCCGTCGCTCATCATCCGCCATCTCGACGAGGCCCGCCTGCTCGGTGACTACATCAGTGCGCCCGACGAGGCCAAGCGCGCCGCCATCCTCGAACACTTTGCCGGCCTCTGCACCCCGGGCTTCGATCCGGCACACCACCTGGAGCGCATCGCCGTGGTGAACCAAACCACGCTCCTGATGAACGAAACGGCCGCCATCATCGACTATTTCAAGGAGATCTACACCGCCCGCTACGGCGCGGAAGTGGCCGAGGAACGGGTCGGCGGCGCCGGCCGCAAGGACACGCTTTGCTACGCCACGCAGGTGAACCAGGACGCGCTGCAACGCGCCCTGGGATTGCCGCTCGACGCGGCGTTCATCATCGGCGGCAAGAACAGCTCAAACACCTACCAGCTCTATAGGCTCTGCGAGCAGACGCTCGGCAAACGGGCCTTCTTCATCCAGTCGGAGAAGAGCATCCTCGGTGCGGACCGGATCATGCACTACGTTTTCCCTTCGGCGGGCCGCGGTTCCGCCGGACACACCGAGATGCTGCCCCTCTGGCCGGACTGCTCTGCGCCCAAGACCGTCTTGATCACCGGCGGCGCTTCCTGCCCCGATGGATTGGTCCAGCAGGTGGTTTCGCGCATCAACGCGCTTTTCCCTGCCGAGCGCCTGCGGAAGATCGAGGACGTGCTGGCGGGACTCAGAAACGAACCGTGA
- the alaS gene encoding alanine--tRNA ligase, with protein sequence MTSAQIRQSFLDFFAQQGHTITPSSSLLPDSPGLLFTNAGMNQFVPIFLGDRAPDVSKWAGVRPAKDTRAADTQKCIRAGGKHNDLEDVGFDTYHHTMFEMLGNWSFGDYFKKESLQWGWELLTKVWGIPPKRLFATVYAPNKAKGDPADFDQEAYDIWAGIFKKEGLDPAIHIVHGNKKDNFWMMGDTGPCGPCSEIHFNLLPSDDEVEGRKGVNSSSPRCIEIWNHVFIQFNANADGTFAPLAAKHVDTGMGFERVAGIMATTKGFKDFSAEPSNYNADVFAPLFAKVAALSGKTYTGTVPTKREGLTEQENIDIAFRVLADHARCVSCAIADGILPANEGRNYVIRRILRRGILYGKKLGFKVGDFSQLVAPVVESLGHVFPELKQQQDIVRRVIASEEESFGRTLERGLQIFNKAAASGKIDSSAAFELYDTYGFPLDMTQLLATERGLTVDTAKFEELMEQQRERARAAQKKEIVVAATEGENTNVEPTKFLGYTETTATGKLLEVVKTEKDTFLIVDQTPFYGEMGGQTGDTGTAVINGETFSIVDTVKDKYGRHLHKLAPASSLPAPASTATLQVDVARRRAINRHHSAAHLIHWALRKVLGTHVRQAGTSKTADRMRFDFSHFEAMTAEQMKEVERLVNEKVIDNARVESYETEFDKKPEGTLAFFGDKYGKFVRVVDIGGYSRELCGGTHVATTGEIGLIKVVAEMAVAAGTRRIEAVAGQPAYEFVAGEEAALKAVSARLNAGVQDVTTKLDSLLVHQKELEQKLKAYQAKESAGLAEELAAKPVEKDGLKWISAVVTAENQDALRSLGSQVLHKVGAGAVVQLGALFDGKVALVAYCSPEAIKSGQAAGKLIGALAGKLGGKGGGKPDYAQGGGGDASKLADALKL encoded by the coding sequence ATGACCTCCGCCCAAATCCGCCAGTCGTTCCTCGATTTCTTCGCCCAACAGGGCCACACGATTACGCCGTCGTCGTCCTTGCTGCCGGACTCCCCCGGGCTGCTCTTCACCAACGCCGGCATGAACCAGTTCGTGCCCATCTTCCTCGGCGACCGCGCGCCCGACGTCTCGAAGTGGGCCGGCGTCCGCCCGGCCAAGGACACCCGCGCCGCCGACACCCAGAAGTGCATCCGCGCCGGCGGCAAACACAACGACCTCGAGGACGTCGGTTTCGATACCTACCACCACACAATGTTCGAGATGCTGGGCAACTGGTCCTTCGGCGACTACTTCAAGAAGGAGTCGCTGCAGTGGGGCTGGGAACTGCTCACCAAGGTCTGGGGCATCCCGCCGAAGCGCCTCTTCGCCACCGTCTATGCACCCAACAAGGCCAAGGGCGACCCCGCCGACTTCGACCAGGAGGCCTACGACATCTGGGCCGGCATCTTCAAAAAGGAAGGCCTCGACCCCGCCATCCACATCGTCCACGGCAACAAGAAGGACAATTTCTGGATGATGGGCGACACCGGCCCTTGCGGCCCGTGCTCCGAGATCCACTTCAACCTCCTCCCCTCCGACGACGAGGTCGAAGGCCGCAAGGGAGTGAACAGCTCCAGCCCGCGCTGCATCGAGATCTGGAACCACGTCTTCATCCAGTTCAACGCGAACGCCGACGGCACCTTCGCCCCGCTCGCCGCCAAGCACGTGGACACCGGCATGGGCTTCGAACGCGTCGCCGGCATCATGGCCACGACGAAGGGCTTCAAGGATTTCTCCGCCGAGCCCTCCAACTACAACGCCGACGTCTTCGCCCCGCTCTTCGCCAAGGTCGCCGCCCTCTCCGGCAAGACCTACACCGGCACCGTGCCGACCAAGCGCGAGGGCCTCACCGAGCAGGAGAACATCGACATCGCCTTCCGCGTCCTCGCCGACCACGCGCGCTGCGTCAGCTGCGCCATCGCCGACGGCATCCTCCCCGCCAACGAGGGCCGCAACTACGTCATCCGCCGCATCCTCCGCCGCGGTATCCTCTACGGCAAGAAGCTCGGCTTCAAGGTCGGCGACTTCTCCCAACTCGTCGCCCCCGTCGTCGAATCCCTCGGCCACGTCTTCCCCGAGCTGAAACAGCAGCAGGACATCGTGCGGCGCGTGATCGCGAGCGAGGAAGAGTCTTTCGGCCGCACGCTCGAACGCGGCCTCCAGATCTTCAACAAAGCCGCGGCCTCTGGAAAAATTGATAGCTCTGCCGCCTTCGAACTCTACGACACCTACGGCTTCCCGCTCGACATGACCCAGCTGCTCGCCACCGAGCGCGGTCTCACGGTAGACACGGCGAAGTTCGAGGAGCTGATGGAGCAGCAGCGCGAGCGCGCCCGCGCCGCGCAGAAGAAGGAGATCGTCGTCGCCGCCACCGAGGGCGAGAACACCAACGTCGAACCGACCAAGTTCCTCGGCTACACCGAGACGACCGCCACCGGCAAACTCCTTGAGGTGGTGAAGACCGAGAAGGACACCTTCCTCATCGTCGACCAAACCCCTTTCTACGGCGAAATGGGCGGCCAGACCGGCGACACCGGGACCGCGGTCATCAACGGTGAGACGTTCTCCATTGTGGACACCGTGAAGGACAAATACGGCCGCCACCTGCACAAGTTGGCTCCGGCCTCCAGCCTCCCGGCTCCGGCCTCCACTGCAACCCTTCAGGTTGACGTCGCCCGCCGCCGCGCCATCAACCGCCATCACAGCGCCGCGCACTTGATCCACTGGGCCCTGCGCAAGGTCCTTGGCACCCACGTCCGCCAGGCCGGCACGTCCAAGACTGCCGACCGCATGCGCTTCGACTTCTCGCACTTTGAGGCGATGACTGCCGAACAGATGAAGGAGGTCGAGCGCCTCGTAAACGAGAAGGTCATCGACAACGCCAGGGTCGAATCCTACGAGACCGAATTCGACAAGAAGCCCGAGGGCACCCTCGCTTTCTTTGGCGACAAATACGGCAAGTTTGTCCGCGTCGTAGACATCGGCGGCTACAGCCGCGAGCTCTGCGGCGGCACGCACGTCGCCACCACCGGCGAGATCGGCCTGATCAAGGTCGTCGCCGAAATGGCCGTCGCCGCCGGCACCCGCCGCATCGAGGCCGTCGCCGGCCAGCCTGCCTACGAGTTCGTCGCCGGCGAGGAGGCCGCCCTCAAGGCCGTCAGCGCCCGCCTCAACGCCGGCGTGCAGGACGTCACCACCAAGCTCGACTCGCTCCTCGTCCACCAGAAGGAGCTCGAGCAGAAGCTCAAAGCCTATCAGGCTAAGGAATCCGCCGGCCTCGCCGAGGAACTCGCCGCCAAGCCCGTCGAGAAGGACGGCCTCAAATGGATTTCTGCCGTCGTCACCGCCGAAAACCAAGACGCCCTGCGCTCGCTCGGCAGCCAGGTGCTGCACAAGGTCGGCGCCGGCGCGGTCGTGCAACTCGGCGCCCTCTTTGACGGCAAGGTCGCGCTCGTCGCCTACTGTTCACCCGAAGCCATCAAGTCCGGCCAGGCGGCCGGCAAGCTCATCGGCGCCCTCGCCGGCAAGCTCGGCGGCAAGGGCGGCGGCAAACCCGACTACGCCCAAGGCGGGGGCGGCGACGCCAGCAAGCTGGCCGACGCGCTGAAGCTGTAA